A segment of the Streptomyces sp. NBC_00376 genome:
GTACTGCTTCGCCTTTGCCGCTGAGCGTATGTAGCGCTGTCGTCCCCCGTTGGAGCCGAACCACTCTTTCCAGATGGCTCGCAGGGTGTCGTAGTTGGGGATCTTCACACGCGAGGGGGCGGCGGAGTCAGGCTTGGTGGCTTCCCCCTCGGCGGGCTCGGCCTCGGGCGATTCGAACACCTCCCGTATGTACTGGTGGATGAGGCGCTCGATGTCCCGCATGGTCATTTTCGAGCGGCGATCCGAGCACTCCGCATACACCGCGAACAATGCCTCGCGCAGTTCGGGGGAGATCGTGTGCCCGGTCGCCTCCCGCAGCCACCGGTCGTCCGCGACGCCGATCGGACCGTACTTCGCCCGTGCGGTGTCCCATCGAATCAGCGTGCGCAGGCTCGCCTTGTGCAGACCGTTCGCCTTCGCCTGTGCGGGGGCCTCGGCCGCGGCTTTCAGTAGTTCCTTTGCCTTCGCCTTGCGGCGCTGGGTCAGCGTCGTGATGTCCGGGTCGTACTGCGGCAGGGGTTCATGCGGCAGCGCGTAGAGCGGGTCGCCGCTGCGATACCCCGTTTTGGCCTCGAGCAGGTGCTCCATGCGGAGCATGATGATCTGGCGCTGGTGGTCATCCAAATCATCCATTGCCTTGGGCTGCCGACCGCGGTCCGCGGCCGGCAGGTCCGTACGCGTCCGGGTGGAGGGACGGCAGTCCGGGCGATGCATGAGCTCGCTCAGCGAGGTCTTCCACGCCTCGCCGTTCTCGTCGACGAGGGTGACCCGGCTGAGATGGGGCAGACAGGACTGGATCCGCCACGCGCTGCCACTGATGATCAGCTCGGCGCCCGCCGCCAGGTTCCACATGGGATCTGCTGAAGTGCTCACCGTGGCAACTCCCGGCGGTGCTGCTCGGGAGCCAGACGGATCAGGCTCGCATCACCGAACGGCCCCGAGAGATCCGCGCCAAGGTGTCGATGCCAGAGCAGATGAATCGCATGAGCCCGGGCGATCGCCGGAATCCGGCACTGCTCAACCAACTCGCCGAACGGCAAGGGTCCTTGCGCTGCCACCTGCCGTAACTGGTCCTGAATGCCCAGCACATCAGGCGTCGGACGCCGCTCCGCGGAGAGTGCGTCCACGTTCGTCCACACGTGTCGGCGCCACCCCGCCACGACGCCGTACTGCCAGCCCGCCGACAGCGCGGCCTCGGCGGTGGCGGCAAACTTCAGTGCGTCCTGCGGCTTGATCCGATCGGCAGGACGTACGTCGATCAGGAAGAGTCCGGACTCGGTCACCAGCAGGAAGTCCGGGGTGTGCTGGATCGACTTGCCGCCGGAGAGAAACCGTAGCCGGAACGGCTGACACAGGGCCTCCACCAGGCCCGCGGCGAAGTCGGCGACCAGCAGCAGCCGCTCCTCCTCGTGGCTTTCGAAGCCGTGGTGCCGGTCCGTCGCCATCAGATACTCGAGCCCGGGGCGGTGGAACTGGTCCGTGCGCCAGGTGAAGCGGCGTACCGGAACGCTGCGCCGGAGATCCATCATGTCCAAGTCGCGCACCGGTCTGGTGATCGGAGTCTGGCCGAACTTCCACGTCGTGGTCCAGCGCACGGGCCACTTCTCGTCAAGATCCAGCGCCTGTGTGTACTCCGTGAACCCGGAGTCCAGCACGGCGAGGTCTTCAAGGGAACAAATATCCGACCAGGCACCATCACGGTAAGGTGTCGGTCCAGTGGACCAACTCCGCCCCGAAGTTGCTGAGTTCATCTGGGAGCGCTCGCCTCCTCGCCGTGATCCGTACTCCAAGAGCGGAAAGACCGTATGGCTCGCAACGCAGCCCAGGTCGTTCACTCTTTCGTAATTCACACATTCGAGTGAATGTGTCTCCGCTTTCTTCCCGCAGGCAAGGCACGGCTGATCTTGTTGAGCCCGTCCGAACCGGCACGGCTCGGAGGCCCGTCCGGGGCGTGACTTTCAGGCACCAACAGGGCGAACACGAATCAGGGCTGGATGGACGGCGCCACTCTGACGCCACTACCTCGCAGCTTGACCGGCTCGAACGACACACCGAGCGGATCGCTGTCCAATGTGACCTGGGCTCCCGGCTGCCGCGGTACGGCGCCGCGACGTGAATGGGCGCCGTGACTCTCTCTGGGTGCAAACCGCACAGCAGCGAGATCTGGCTCGCCGCCCGCTGAGGGACTGCCGTCGAACTTTTCATTGAGGGGCGTTACCCGAGCTCCCAACCGTTGCTCTGCAGCGTCACCGGCGACCCACCGTGATCTGAAAGGTGCCTGCGTGGAAGACGTAAATGGCGCGGGAGTGTTGACAGGAGCGGAGCGGAACAGGTGTGCGCGATGACGTTGGCGCGACGAGCCGTGCAATGGGGAGAAGGGTGAGCCCCCTTCCCCGTAGCCTCGCACCGCTTCCGGAAGAATCCTTGACGG
Coding sequences within it:
- a CDS encoding TnsA-like heteromeric transposase endonuclease subunit, whose protein sequence is MLDSGFTEYTQALDLDEKWPVRWTTTWKFGQTPITRPVRDLDMMDLRRSVPVRRFTWRTDQFHRPGLEYLMATDRHHGFESHEEERLLLVADFAAGLVEALCQPFRLRFLSGGKSIQHTPDFLLVTESGLFLIDVRPADRIKPQDALKFAATAEAALSAGWQYGVVAGWRRHVWTNVDALSAERRPTPDVLGIQDQLRQVAAQGPLPFGELVEQCRIPAIARAHAIHLLWHRHLGADLSGPFGDASLIRLAPEQHRRELPR